A genome region from Cervus canadensis isolate Bull #8, Minnesota chromosome 10, ASM1932006v1, whole genome shotgun sequence includes the following:
- the DSTN gene encoding destrin → MASGVQVADEVCRIFYDMKVRKCSTPEEIKKRKKAVIFCLSADKKCIIVEEGKEILVGDVGVTITDPFKHFVGMLPEKDCRYALYDASFETKESRKEELMFFLWAPELAPLKSKMIYASSKDAIKKKFQGIKHECQANGPEDLNRACIAEKLGGSLIVAFEGCPV, encoded by the exons GCCTCAGGAGTGCAAGTTGCCGACGAAGTATGTCGCATTTTTTATGATATGAAAGTTCGGAAGTGCTCCACGccagaagaaatcaagaaaagaaagaaggctgTCATCTTCTGTCTCAGTGCAGACAAAAAGTGCATCATCGTGGAGGAAGGCAAAGAGATCTTGGTGGGAGATGTTGGTGTCACCATAACCGATCCTTTCAAGCATTTCGTGGGGATGCTTCCTGAAAAAGATTGTCGCTATGCTCTGTATGATGCAAGCTTTGAAACAAAGGAATCCAGAAAAGAGGAGTTGATGTTTTTCCTGTG GGCACCAGAACTAGCTCCTCTGAAGAGTAAAATGATCTACGCGAGCTCCAAGGATGCCATCAAAAAGAAGTTCCAAG GCATAAAACATGAATGTCAAGCAAATGGGCCAGAAGACCTCAATCGGGCTTGTATTGCTGAAAAGCTAGGTGGATCCCTAATTGTAGCTTTTGAAGGATGCCCCGTGTAG